The following is a genomic window from Collimonas fungivorans Ter331.
CAAAACGTGCTGGCCGACGAATCCGGTTTTTCCGTGCAGCTGGAAGACGAAGCGGCGCTGGCCGGCTTGCCGCAATTCCTGCGCGCTTCAGCTGAGGCGGCGGCGCAGCAGCGCGGCTTGCCGCAAGGCAGCCATGTGATCACGCTGTCGCCCTCGCTGGCCGAACCGTTCCTGACATTTTCGGACCGGCGCGACCTGCGCGAAGCGGTCTGGCGCGGCCGGGTCGCGCGCGGCGCCCATGCCGGCGCCCACGACAATCGTCCGGTCGCCGCAGAAATCATGGCCTTGCGCCAGGAGCAGGCGCAGTTGCACGGTTATCCGACCTACGCCGACTATCAGCTGGTCGACCGCATGGCCGGCAAGCCTGAAGCGGTGTCGGCCTTGCTCGGCAAGGTATGGGAGCCGGCCAAGAAGAAGGCTGAGGACGACCGCGCCGCGCTGACCGACATGGCGCGCAGCCTGGGCCAGCCGACGCCGATCGCGGCCTGGGACTGGCGCTACCTGGCGGAGAAAGTCCGGCAGGCGCGCTACGACCTGGACGACGCCGAACTGAAGCCGTACTTCGCGCTGGAAAACATGATAACCGCCATGTTCGACTGCGCCCAGCGGCTGTTCGGCCTCAGTTTTGTCGAACAGCACGGCGTCGCCCTGCATCATGCCGACGCCCGCCTGTGGGAAGTGCGCAACCGCGACAATACGCTGATCGGGCTCTTTATCGGCGATAACTACGCGCGCGCCAGCAAGCGCAGCGGCGCCTGGATGCATATCTTCCGCAGCCAGTCCGGTCACGACGGCGGCACGCTGCCGGTGGTCATCAACAACAACAATTTCGCCAAGGCTGACGTCAGCCTGCTGAGTTTCGACGACGTGCGCACCCTGTTCCACGAGTTCGGCCACGGCTTGCACGGTTTGCTGTCGCAGGTGAAGTACGAGCGCCTGGCCGGCACTCAGGTGCTGCAGGATTACGTCGAACTGCCGTCGCAGATTTTCGAGAACTGGGCCGAGGAAGAAATCGTATTGCAACGCCACGCTCGCCATTACCAGAGCGGCGCGGCAATGCCGCCAGCCCTGCTGGAAAAGCTGAAGCGCGCGCGCCAGTTCGACCAGGCCTGGGCCACCATCATGTACGCCGGCCCGGCCCTGATCGACATGGCTTTGCACTCGCTGCCGAACGGCAGCAAGGTCGATATCGCTGCCTTCGAAGCGCAGCAGTGCGAGCTGCTGGGCGTGCCGCAGGATATCGGCCAGCGCCATCACCTGTCGCACTTCCAGCATCTGTTCAGCGGCTCGGATTATGCAGCCGGTTATTACGTGTACATGTGGGCAGAGGTGCTGGATGCCGATGCCTACGATGCCTTCATCGAAGCCGGCGACCCGTTCGAGCAGAAAATCGCCGAACGCCTGCAGCGTTACATCTACAGCTCAGGCAACAAGCAGGATCCAGCGCTGGCGTTCCGCGCCTTCCGCGGCCGCGATCCGAAGGTGGAGCCTATGCTGGCAAAACGCGGCTTGATTGCGTAGGGTGGGCAAGTTTTTCTGCCCACGCGGTGCCGCGGACATTCGTGTT
Proteins encoded in this region:
- a CDS encoding M3 family metallopeptidase, which codes for MTAINPLLQDWNTPYGLPPFDLVKAEHFVPAFEVALPAHLAEIDAIAAQSAAPNFANTLAAFDASGRLNSRINLLFENLTASETSPALQAAEVELAPRLAAHKNAIYLHAGLFARIAALYARRAELDLDPEQLRLLERVHLDFVRAGANLPPQSRARYSALTERLAALSTAFTQNVLADESGFSVQLEDEAALAGLPQFLRASAEAAAQQRGLPQGSHVITLSPSLAEPFLTFSDRRDLREAVWRGRVARGAHAGAHDNRPVAAEIMALRQEQAQLHGYPTYADYQLVDRMAGKPEAVSALLGKVWEPAKKKAEDDRAALTDMARSLGQPTPIAAWDWRYLAEKVRQARYDLDDAELKPYFALENMITAMFDCAQRLFGLSFVEQHGVALHHADARLWEVRNRDNTLIGLFIGDNYARASKRSGAWMHIFRSQSGHDGGTLPVVINNNNFAKADVSLLSFDDVRTLFHEFGHGLHGLLSQVKYERLAGTQVLQDYVELPSQIFENWAEEEIVLQRHARHYQSGAAMPPALLEKLKRARQFDQAWATIMYAGPALIDMALHSLPNGSKVDIAAFEAQQCELLGVPQDIGQRHHLSHFQHLFSGSDYAAGYYVYMWAEVLDADAYDAFIEAGDPFEQKIAERLQRYIYSSGNKQDPALAFRAFRGRDPKVEPMLAKRGLIA